Proteins encoded in a region of the Vicinamibacterales bacterium genome:
- a CDS encoding phosphatase PAP2 family protein — translation MTIWQLASAAFFGYVALAAVLPRGLERRRRLDALAGAATGAGIVWVSAALPRDSVFNQWLLPPALLLLGYWASGQLFVAPMPRLEQALAAFDRRLAIQPLASRCPRAVAELLEFAYAAVYPLVPVALVVALGSGVTAERFWATILITDYICFGMLPWLQTRPPRSLGFAVPWRSTWRPVNERLLEAGSVRVNTFPSGHAAEGLALALLVLDAPAPLVVWMFVNAAAISAGAVLGRYHYAADALAGWLVALLVWGMTR, via the coding sequence GTGACCATCTGGCAGCTCGCGTCGGCGGCGTTCTTCGGGTACGTCGCGCTCGCCGCCGTCCTGCCGCGCGGCCTCGAGCGGAGGCGCCGGCTCGACGCGCTGGCCGGTGCCGCCACAGGCGCCGGGATCGTCTGGGTGTCGGCGGCCCTGCCCCGCGACAGCGTCTTCAACCAGTGGCTCCTGCCTCCGGCGCTGCTGCTGCTCGGCTATTGGGCGAGCGGCCAGCTGTTCGTCGCGCCGATGCCGCGGCTCGAACAGGCGCTGGCCGCGTTCGATCGCCGGCTCGCAATCCAGCCGCTCGCGTCGCGCTGCCCGCGCGCCGTCGCCGAGCTGCTCGAATTCGCGTACGCCGCGGTCTATCCTCTCGTTCCCGTCGCCCTGGTCGTCGCGCTCGGCAGCGGCGTCACCGCCGAGCGCTTCTGGGCGACGATCCTCATCACCGACTACATCTGCTTCGGCATGCTGCCATGGCTCCAGACACGCCCGCCGCGGTCGCTGGGCTTCGCGGTGCCCTGGCGATCGACCTGGCGTCCGGTGAACGAGCGGCTGCTCGAGGCGGGCAGCGTGCGGGTGAACACGTTTCCGAGCGGCCACGCCGCGGAGGGGCTCGCGCTGGCGCTGCTCGTCCTCGACGCGCCGGCGCCGCTGGTGGTCTGGATGTTCGTCAATGCCGCCGCGATCTCTGCGGGAGCGGTGCTGGGGAGGTATCATTACGCCGCCGACGCGCTCGCCGGCTGGCTGGTGGCACTGCTTGTCTGGGGGATGACACGATGA
- a CDS encoding PadR family transcriptional regulator: MSPGAPVPLPPHWFQILLAVADQDRHGLGIMTDVLERTGGAMKLWPGMLYRNLGKLVEDGLLVEVEAPAGAETAGGRPRFYRLTAAGRRACAAEAERLAGFVEAARRKKLLKA, translated from the coding sequence GTGAGCCCCGGCGCACCCGTTCCGCTGCCTCCGCACTGGTTTCAGATCCTGCTCGCGGTCGCCGACCAGGACCGGCACGGCCTCGGCATCATGACCGACGTGCTCGAGCGCACCGGCGGGGCGATGAAACTGTGGCCCGGGATGCTGTACCGGAACCTCGGCAAGCTGGTCGAGGACGGGCTGCTCGTCGAAGTCGAGGCGCCCGCCGGCGCCGAGACCGCCGGGGGGCGGCCGCGCTTCTACCGGCTGACCGCGGCGGGGCGCCGCGCCTGTGCCGCCGAGGCCGAGCGTCTCGCCGGGTTCGTCGAGGCCGCCCGCCGCAAGAAGCTGCTCAAGGCCTGA
- a CDS encoding ABC transporter permease, whose translation MTRRPFWIAALLRLYPRACRERYGDELAEAMRACVRRERAAGRRAPLIAVRLLIDAASAGLLIRGDRASTGDPAMRTMLYDLRHSLRLLRRAPLFSALVVATLALAIGANTAIFSVVNGVLLRPLPYTEPDRLVLLYERIPGATEPFGFSAPDLAAFRERARSYTSLAAFRSVEFELSGIDQPERIAAARISASLMDVLGVAPALGRTFTAAEDTGRQPVAILSDGLWRRTFGGDAAVLGRSVSLDRRAYTIVGVMPPQFSFPNRGPRLNNVPAEIFVPISFSDAQLRAFGAMFNNSVVARLAPGVTVPQANAEAGTIAAQIVAQVYPAELREMGLNVGATATPMREEVVGNVRRLLIVLLAAVGVLLLIACADIACLMLTRAAARTREMAIRTALGAGRGRVMRLVLIETGVLAAAGGAAGLGVAWLVKRALLGPVSGGLPRAAEIALDGRVLAFTAAASICAALVCGLLPAFESSRHQSSRALKESGRSATGGLRQRRIFSVLVAAQFACAVVLLASGALLIRSFARLVATDPGFPTDRVVSVSTSLPQRSYPDAAGVRTFYARLFERVAALPGVSAVGASTELPLSVRERRVFTVENPAPAVPASGGVANDWVTGQYFEALGARVMRGRALGPADTQTSEPVVVINETLARKYFPGEDPVNRRLAWGGVKNHGPWMRIVGVIGDVKQAGLARETEPQTWQPWAQLPDAVVANNPTGLFRTLNLMVRTNVPPLSMVPAIRGEVRQLDPALPVTGVQTLDEIVGASASAQRFNAAVLGGFAGAALLLAAVGIAGVLAISVAQRRQEIGIRLALGAQPRRVTGMIVREGMVLVAAGLAIGLPAAFAAARLLRSLLFETAPHDAVSFVAAAIVLCAVAAVACAVPAVRASRVDPVTALRID comes from the coding sequence ATGACGCGCCGGCCGTTCTGGATCGCGGCGCTGCTTCGTCTGTATCCGCGCGCCTGCCGCGAGCGCTACGGCGACGAGCTGGCCGAGGCGATGCGCGCCTGCGTCCGCCGCGAGCGCGCCGCCGGAAGGCGGGCGCCGCTGATCGCCGTTCGTCTGCTGATCGACGCCGCCTCGGCCGGCCTGCTCATCCGCGGCGATCGCGCATCCACCGGAGATCCTGCCATGCGCACCATGCTCTACGACCTCCGTCACTCGCTCCGGCTGCTCCGCCGCGCGCCGCTCTTCAGCGCGCTGGTCGTCGCCACGCTGGCGCTCGCGATCGGCGCCAACACCGCCATCTTCAGCGTCGTCAACGGCGTGCTGCTGCGGCCGCTGCCCTACACCGAGCCGGATCGCCTCGTGCTGCTCTACGAGCGGATCCCGGGAGCGACCGAGCCGTTCGGCTTCTCCGCGCCGGACCTGGCGGCGTTCCGGGAACGCGCGCGCAGCTACACCTCGCTGGCCGCGTTCCGCAGCGTGGAGTTCGAACTCTCGGGGATCGACCAGCCGGAGCGGATCGCGGCGGCGCGCATCTCGGCATCGCTGATGGACGTGCTCGGGGTCGCGCCGGCGCTCGGCCGCACGTTCACCGCGGCCGAAGACACCGGACGTCAGCCGGTGGCGATTCTCTCGGACGGGCTGTGGCGTCGCACGTTCGGCGGGGATGCCGCGGTGCTGGGGCGCTCCGTGTCACTGGATCGCCGGGCCTACACGATCGTCGGTGTCATGCCGCCCCAGTTCTCGTTCCCGAACCGCGGGCCGCGGCTGAACAACGTGCCGGCGGAGATCTTCGTGCCGATCTCGTTCAGCGACGCGCAGCTGCGCGCGTTCGGCGCCATGTTCAACAACTCGGTCGTGGCGAGGCTGGCGCCCGGCGTGACGGTGCCGCAGGCCAACGCCGAAGCCGGCACGATCGCGGCGCAGATCGTCGCGCAGGTCTATCCGGCGGAGCTGCGCGAGATGGGGTTGAACGTCGGCGCCACGGCGACGCCGATGCGCGAGGAGGTGGTCGGCAACGTGCGGCGGCTGCTGATCGTCCTGCTCGCCGCCGTAGGCGTCCTTCTGCTGATTGCATGCGCCGACATCGCGTGCCTGATGTTGACGCGGGCGGCGGCGCGGACGCGGGAAATGGCGATCCGGACGGCGCTCGGCGCCGGACGCGGACGGGTGATGCGGCTCGTCCTGATCGAGACCGGGGTGCTCGCCGCGGCCGGCGGCGCGGCGGGCCTGGGTGTGGCGTGGCTGGTCAAACGCGCGCTGCTCGGGCCGGTCAGCGGCGGGCTGCCGCGCGCCGCTGAAATCGCGCTCGACGGCCGCGTCCTCGCCTTCACCGCGGCGGCGTCGATCTGCGCCGCGCTCGTGTGCGGGCTGCTGCCCGCATTCGAGTCCTCACGGCACCAGTCGTCCCGCGCGCTCAAGGAAAGCGGCCGCAGCGCCACCGGCGGCCTCCGTCAGCGTCGCATCTTCTCGGTGCTGGTGGCGGCGCAGTTCGCCTGCGCCGTGGTGCTGCTGGCTTCCGGCGCTCTTCTGATCCGCAGCTTCGCCCGGCTCGTCGCCACCGACCCGGGGTTCCCGACCGATCGGGTTGTGTCGGTCTCCACCAGCCTGCCGCAGCGCAGCTATCCCGACGCGGCCGGCGTTCGCACGTTCTACGCGAGGCTCTTCGAGCGCGTCGCCGCCCTGCCGGGTGTCAGCGCGGTCGGGGCGTCCACGGAACTGCCGTTGAGCGTGCGCGAGCGGCGGGTGTTCACGGTTGAAAACCCGGCGCCCGCGGTTCCGGCCAGCGGTGGTGTGGCAAACGACTGGGTGACGGGGCAGTATTTCGAGGCGCTCGGCGCGCGCGTGATGCGCGGCCGCGCGCTCGGACCAGCCGACACGCAAACCTCCGAGCCGGTCGTGGTGATCAACGAGACGCTGGCGCGGAAGTACTTCCCTGGCGAGGATCCGGTGAACCGCCGGCTGGCGTGGGGCGGCGTCAAGAATCACGGTCCCTGGATGCGCATCGTCGGGGTGATCGGGGATGTCAAGCAGGCCGGACTTGCCCGCGAGACTGAACCGCAGACCTGGCAGCCGTGGGCGCAGCTGCCGGATGCGGTCGTGGCCAACAACCCGACCGGCCTGTTCCGCACGCTGAACCTCATGGTACGGACCAACGTGCCGCCGCTCTCGATGGTGCCGGCAATTCGCGGCGAGGTGCGGCAACTCGATCCGGCGCTGCCGGTGACGGGCGTGCAGACGCTGGACGAGATCGTGGGCGCGTCGGCGTCGGCGCAGCGATTCAACGCGGCGGTGCTCGGCGGCTTCGCGGGCGCCGCGCTGCTGCTGGCGGCGGTCGGCATCGCCGGCGTCCTGGCGATCTCGGTCGCCCAGCGGCGGCAGGAGATCGGCATCCGTCTCGCGCTCGGCGCGCAGCCGCGCCGGGTCACGGGGATGATCGTGCGCGAGGGGATGGTGCTGGTCGCGGCCGGCCTCGCCATCGGCCTGCCCGCGGCGTTCGCGGCGGCGCGCCTGCTGCGGTCGCTGCTGTTCGAGACCGCGCCGCACGATGCGGTGTCGTTCGTCGCGGCGGCGATCGTCCTGTGCGCAGTGGCGGCCGTCGCGTGCGCGGTTCCCGCGGTGCGCGCCAGCCGGGTCGATCCGGTGACGGCGCTGCGAATCGACTGA
- a CDS encoding VOC family protein gives MSVTPGPGTISWQDLTVADAESVRDFYAAVVGWEPETVSMGGYADFVMNAEGSGVAGICHARGVNAELPPVWLIYITVEDLDHSIAECQRLGGSLIGTPRSYGGGRYCVIKDPAGAFCALYQPPDAA, from the coding sequence ATGAGCGTGACGCCGGGCCCCGGCACCATATCCTGGCAGGATCTGACGGTCGCTGACGCCGAATCGGTCCGCGACTTCTACGCCGCCGTCGTCGGCTGGGAGCCGGAGACGGTCAGCATGGGCGGCTACGCCGACTTCGTGATGAATGCCGAGGGCAGCGGCGTCGCGGGCATCTGCCACGCCCGCGGCGTGAACGCCGAGCTGCCGCCGGTGTGGCTCATCTACATCACCGTCGAGGATCTCGATCACAGCATTGCCGAGTGCCAGCGCCTCGGCGGCTCGCTGATCGGCACGCCGCGCAGCTACGGCGGCGGGCGCTACTGCGTCATCAAGGATCCCGCCGGCGCGTTCTGCGCGCTCTACCAGCCCCCCGACGCGGCGTGA
- a CDS encoding HAD-IA family hydrolase: MSLVVFDLDGTLIDSRQDLADAANALIVERGGAPLAVETITGMVGEGAALLVRRALTAAGLEPELETALPRFLQLYDERLLAHTRLYPGTLEALDALARQFTLAVLTNKPQRPTETILRGLNVLAYFAHVVGGDTAFGRKPEPAGLRHLMTAAGASRGATVLVGDSAIDLRTARAAGVRVCLVKYGFGFPLAAAELSGDEQLADSPAHLETMLLSRFRGGAA, from the coding sequence GTGAGCCTCGTCGTCTTCGATCTCGATGGCACGCTGATCGACTCGCGCCAGGACCTCGCGGACGCCGCCAATGCGCTGATCGTGGAACGCGGCGGCGCGCCGCTGGCCGTCGAGACGATTACGGGGATGGTTGGCGAGGGGGCGGCATTGCTCGTACGCCGCGCCCTGACCGCAGCCGGGCTCGAGCCGGAACTCGAGACGGCGCTTCCCCGGTTTCTGCAGCTGTACGACGAGCGGCTGCTGGCGCACACACGGCTGTATCCGGGCACGCTGGAAGCGCTGGACGCACTGGCGCGGCAGTTCACTCTCGCGGTGCTCACCAACAAACCGCAGCGGCCCACGGAAACGATCCTGCGCGGACTGAACGTGCTGGCGTACTTCGCGCACGTGGTCGGCGGCGACACGGCGTTCGGGCGGAAGCCGGAGCCCGCCGGACTGCGGCACCTCATGACGGCGGCGGGCGCGTCGCGGGGCGCGACGGTCCTCGTCGGCGACTCGGCAATCGACCTGCGGACCGCGCGCGCCGCCGGCGTTCGCGTCTGTCTCGTGAAGTACGGGTTCGGCTTTCCGCTCGCGGCTGCGGAGCTGTCGGGGGACGAGCAGCTGGCCGACAGTCCGGCGCATCTCGAGACGATGCTGCTCTCCCGGTTCCGGGGCGGCGCTGCCTGA
- a CDS encoding IMP dehydrogenase — protein sequence MSNEAFPSIDAGRARAVAALVHGCTFDDFLLTPQLSVIARRDPAAIDLSCRVSQHLTLRRPIVSANMDTVTRAPMAIVQAEEGGIGIIDRGFRPGDIQPQVREVEIVKRTQHGVIGDPYSISPSASVTEAARVMSRSRVGTLVVVDGERKLKGLLTERDLRFVHGADLRVADRMTPIERLVVHQGPIAPHDAERVMVERKVKKLPLVAADGTLLGLVTARDLTKQRRLPFATRDSQGRLRVGAAIGATGDYLERAAELIKAGVDVLVIDIAHGHSRVMDRAMTAVRKRFGGVELIAGNVATAEGTRFLIERGANAVKVGIGPGGGCTTRMTTSFGVPQAQALVDCRIASLEADVPLIADGGIKRHGGLALALMFGGDCVMLGSAFAGTEETPGEIVHKAVVLPESQKTVKVPFKVLRGMASIEAIRDRLDVEDADQVELEAIGAEGMEISVPARGSARTVVREMFKHLCSSISYGGAASLRELREKFWADPDAYLIKLSASSRRESYDR from the coding sequence ATGTCGAACGAGGCGTTTCCGTCGATTGACGCCGGCCGGGCGCGCGCCGTCGCCGCGCTCGTGCACGGCTGCACGTTCGACGACTTCCTGCTGACACCGCAGTTGAGCGTGATTGCGCGGCGCGATCCGGCGGCGATCGATCTGTCGTGCCGGGTGTCGCAGCACCTCACGCTGCGGCGGCCGATCGTCTCCGCCAACATGGACACGGTGACGCGCGCGCCGATGGCGATCGTCCAGGCCGAAGAGGGGGGCATCGGCATCATCGATCGCGGCTTCCGGCCCGGCGACATCCAGCCGCAGGTGCGCGAGGTGGAGATCGTCAAGCGGACCCAGCACGGCGTCATCGGCGATCCGTACAGCATCTCGCCGTCCGCCTCCGTCACGGAGGCGGCGCGGGTCATGTCCCGCTCGCGCGTCGGAACGCTCGTCGTCGTCGACGGCGAGCGCAAGCTGAAGGGGCTGCTGACGGAACGCGATCTGCGGTTCGTCCATGGCGCCGACCTGCGCGTCGCCGATCGGATGACGCCGATCGAGCGCCTGGTGGTGCACCAGGGGCCGATCGCGCCGCACGACGCCGAGCGCGTGATGGTCGAGCGCAAGGTCAAGAAGCTGCCGCTCGTCGCAGCCGATGGCACGCTGCTCGGCCTCGTCACGGCGCGCGATCTGACCAAGCAGCGCCGGCTTCCGTTCGCCACGCGCGACAGCCAGGGGCGGCTGCGGGTCGGCGCGGCGATTGGCGCCACCGGCGACTATCTGGAGCGCGCCGCCGAGTTGATCAAGGCGGGCGTCGACGTGCTGGTCATCGACATCGCCCACGGCCACTCGCGCGTGATGGACCGGGCGATGACCGCGGTGCGCAAGCGGTTCGGCGGCGTCGAGCTGATCGCCGGCAACGTCGCGACCGCCGAAGGGACGCGCTTCCTGATCGAGCGCGGCGCCAACGCGGTGAAGGTCGGCATCGGTCCCGGCGGCGGCTGCACGACGCGCATGACGACCAGCTTCGGCGTGCCGCAGGCGCAGGCGCTGGTCGACTGCCGGATCGCCTCGCTCGAGGCGGACGTGCCGCTCATCGCCGACGGCGGCATCAAACGGCACGGGGGGCTGGCACTGGCGCTGATGTTCGGCGGCGACTGCGTGATGCTCGGCAGCGCGTTCGCCGGCACGGAAGAAACCCCCGGTGAGATCGTCCACAAGGCGGTGGTCCTGCCCGAATCACAGAAGACCGTGAAGGTGCCATTCAAGGTGCTGCGCGGAATGGCATCGATCGAAGCCATCCGCGATCGGCTCGACGTCGAGGATGCCGATCAGGTGGAGCTGGAAGCGATCGGCGCCGAAGGCATGGAGATCAGCGTGCCGGCGCGCGGCTCGGCGCGGACCGTGGTGCGCGAGATGTTCAAACACCTGTGCTCGTCGATCAGCTACGGCGGCGCGGCGAGCCTGCGCGAGCTGCGGGAGAAGTTCTGGGCCGACCCCGACGCGTACCTGATCAAACTCTCCGCGTCGTCGCGCCGCGAATCGTACGATCGCTGA
- a CDS encoding lytic murein transglycosylase, protein MQAYVGAVGLILLLYQLPPVPPLPQPPFAEWLAGVRAEAIARGIREATVDAALTGLEPVATVIQRDRTQAEIVQTLDQYLKQRVTPKVVRTAQAMHRTHGAVLQKASEKYGVPPGILVAVWGLESNFGRFSGVRPTIATLATLAYDPRRSALFRKELFDALTILDSGDVEPEALKGSWAGALGQPQFMPSSFLLYAVDFDGDGRRDIWKSTPDVFGSIANYLGAHGWEKGQTWGREVTIPDSLITRLPEVAPMQTSGCLARRQMTTPLPLAEWSKLGVRTAAGRALPSAGVDASLVMGDKRHFLVYPNYQALLEYNCVNAYGLSVGLLGDRAAAPGRATAPGPARSVKAAPKRVPRR, encoded by the coding sequence GTGCAAGCGTATGTCGGCGCGGTCGGTCTGATCCTCCTGCTGTACCAGCTTCCGCCGGTTCCGCCGCTGCCTCAGCCGCCGTTCGCGGAATGGCTGGCCGGCGTCCGCGCCGAGGCGATCGCCCGCGGCATCCGCGAGGCGACCGTCGACGCGGCGTTGACCGGGCTCGAGCCGGTCGCCACTGTCATTCAGCGCGATCGCACGCAGGCGGAGATCGTGCAGACGCTCGACCAGTATCTGAAGCAGCGGGTCACCCCCAAAGTGGTGCGGACCGCGCAAGCGATGCATCGCACGCATGGCGCCGTCCTGCAGAAGGCATCGGAGAAGTACGGCGTCCCGCCCGGCATTCTGGTCGCGGTCTGGGGGCTCGAGTCGAACTTCGGCCGCTTCAGCGGCGTGCGTCCGACCATCGCGACGCTGGCCACGCTCGCCTACGACCCGCGGCGCTCGGCGCTCTTCCGCAAGGAGCTGTTCGACGCGCTCACCATTCTCGACAGCGGCGACGTCGAGCCGGAAGCGCTCAAAGGCTCGTGGGCGGGGGCGCTCGGCCAGCCGCAGTTCATGCCGTCGAGCTTCCTGCTCTATGCCGTCGACTTCGACGGCGACGGCCGCCGCGACATCTGGAAATCGACGCCGGACGTGTTCGGGTCGATCGCCAACTACCTCGGCGCGCACGGATGGGAGAAGGGTCAGACGTGGGGCCGCGAAGTCACCATCCCCGATTCGCTGATCACGCGTCTGCCGGAAGTGGCGCCGATGCAGACGTCCGGCTGCCTCGCGCGCCGGCAGATGACCACGCCGCTGCCGCTGGCAGAGTGGAGCAAGCTGGGCGTGCGTACGGCGGCGGGACGCGCGCTGCCGTCCGCCGGCGTCGACGCCTCGCTGGTGATGGGCGACAAGCGCCACTTCCTCGTGTATCCGAATTACCAGGCGCTGCTCGAATACAACTGCGTCAACGCCTACGGCCTCAGCGTCGGGCTGCTGGGCGATCGCGCCGCCGCGCCGGGCCGCGCAACCGCGCCCGGGCCCGCCAGATCGG